The following proteins come from a genomic window of Terribacillus aidingensis:
- a CDS encoding ACT domain-containing protein: protein MAEKEEQFYLVRSDVLPESMKKTLQAKELLERKKVASVFDAVQQVDLSRSVFYKYRDAVFPFRAMVKQRMITLFFHLEDRTGTLSELLAIVARSGGNILTIHQTIPLQGRANVTISLNTAGMHTDIQSLLDELRALAYVDKVEILSSEA, encoded by the coding sequence ATGGCAGAGAAGGAAGAACAATTTTACCTCGTACGCAGTGATGTACTGCCGGAATCGATGAAAAAAACATTACAGGCAAAGGAACTGCTGGAGCGAAAAAAAGTTGCTTCTGTTTTCGATGCAGTGCAGCAGGTTGACCTTTCCCGCAGTGTGTTTTATAAATATCGGGATGCGGTATTCCCGTTCCGCGCCATGGTGAAGCAGCGGATGATTACCCTATTCTTCCACTTAGAGGATCGGACTGGTACGCTGTCTGAGCTATTGGCTATCGTAGCTAGATCAGGTGGAAACATCCTGACAATTCACCAGACGATACCTCTGCAAGGAAGAGCCAACGTAACCATATCATTGAATACGGCTGGCATGCATACCGATATCCAGTCGCTGCTGGATGAACTGAGAGCTTTAGCATATGTAGATAAAGTAGAGATTTTGAGTTCGGAAGCTTAG
- the yajC gene encoding preprotein translocase subunit YajC: MNIQSLILIVLMFVIFYFLLIRPQQKRQKQVREMQSSLKKGDSIVTIGGLHGKVHAIDEASVVLTTDDGSKLTFDRNAIRDVKPSEV, encoded by the coding sequence ATGAATATTCAAAGTTTAATACTGATCGTATTAATGTTTGTCATCTTCTACTTCCTGTTGATTCGTCCGCAGCAGAAGCGTCAGAAACAGGTTAGAGAAATGCAGTCTAGCTTGAAAAAAGGAGACAGCATCGTTACCATCGGTGGTTTACATGGTAAGGTGCATGCTATAGACGAGGCATCTGTAGTCCTGACTACGGATGACGGCAGTAAATTGACGTTCGATCGTAATGCGATCCGTGACGTTAAACCTTCAGAAGTGTAA
- the pheA gene encoding prephenate dehydratase: MKISYLGPKGTFTKMAVDALFPGEEAYSYATIPQCMDAVTNGEMDYCVVPVENTIEGTVPITMDYLIHQAKLPIVGEIVIPIRQHLLTKDVMELSEIEAVYSHSHAIAQCHQFLHTKLPLAVTHATSSTGTAAEMVAGMEEAAAAIGNELAAKEFGLTILQEDIHDYANNHTRFFILADPAAKVPETIVSGSNRKTSLYVTLPSDYAGALHQVLAAFAWRKINMSKIESRPMKTGLGNYFFIMDVTCEAEDILFKGVQQELTALGCSLTVLGSYPIHQYEKKAGANF; encoded by the coding sequence ATGAAGATCAGTTATCTAGGACCAAAGGGAACATTCACGAAAATGGCAGTAGATGCGTTATTCCCTGGTGAAGAAGCATATAGCTATGCGACGATTCCGCAATGTATGGATGCTGTCACAAACGGGGAAATGGATTATTGTGTCGTTCCAGTCGAGAATACGATTGAAGGTACGGTGCCAATAACGATGGATTATCTGATCCATCAAGCAAAACTGCCGATTGTCGGAGAGATTGTCATTCCGATAAGACAGCATTTACTGACAAAGGATGTCATGGAGTTAAGTGAAATTGAAGCGGTATACTCCCATAGTCATGCGATTGCACAATGTCATCAGTTTTTGCATACGAAGCTCCCGCTAGCAGTTACCCATGCTACTTCCTCCACTGGTACAGCGGCTGAGATGGTTGCTGGAATGGAGGAGGCTGCCGCTGCTATCGGCAATGAACTGGCTGCGAAAGAATTCGGTCTGACGATTTTACAAGAAGATATCCATGACTATGCAAATAATCACACACGCTTCTTTATCTTGGCAGACCCTGCAGCGAAGGTTCCTGAAACAATCGTTTCAGGAAGTAACAGAAAAACGTCTTTGTACGTAACGCTTCCTAGTGACTACGCAGGTGCACTGCATCAAGTATTGGCAGCATTTGCTTGGCGGAAGATCAATATGTCGAAGATTGAATCCAGACCGATGAAAACTGGACTGGGAAATTACTTTTTCATCATGGATGTTACATGTGAAGCGGAGGATATACTCTTTAAAGGCGTCCAGCAGGAACTTACAGCATTGGGCTGCAGTCTGACGGTACTTGGAAGCTACCCGATTCATCAATATGAGAAAAAAGCCGGAGCGAATTTTTAG
- a CDS encoding Spo0B domain-containing protein: MEYHEVMTLLGFTRHEWMNRLQLLHSYSKLGKDEKVQEKIEEAIHLADEERKLSNLNIPETFVWILSFNWTYSQFRIKFQVDEPIPKIWEYDKRIRENLETVVDALSESAQEMELYEGLLHVKTRQEEPVIEMSFVGTFTGWDNLQLIGQKECVREVKIESLPEKKSRCTIVLACNI, from the coding sequence TTGGAATATCATGAAGTGATGACGCTGTTAGGATTTACACGCCATGAATGGATGAATCGGCTCCAACTCCTACATAGCTATTCTAAATTAGGTAAGGATGAAAAGGTACAGGAAAAAATCGAGGAAGCCATTCACTTGGCAGATGAGGAGCGAAAGCTCTCCAATCTGAACATTCCAGAGACTTTTGTCTGGATTCTCTCTTTCAACTGGACCTACTCTCAGTTTCGGATTAAATTCCAAGTGGACGAGCCTATACCGAAGATTTGGGAATATGACAAGAGGATTCGAGAAAACTTAGAAACAGTAGTGGATGCATTAAGTGAAAGTGCACAAGAGATGGAATTGTATGAAGGCTTGCTCCATGTAAAGACGCGGCAGGAAGAGCCGGTCATAGAAATGTCATTTGTCGGAACGTTTACTGGCTGGGATAATTTACAATTGATCGGCCAGAAGGAATGTGTCCGGGAAGTGAAAATCGAATCATTGCCAGAGAAGAAATCACGCTGTACCATCGTACTGGCGTGCAATATATGA
- the safA gene encoding SafA/ExsA family spore coat assembly protein — protein MKIHIVQKGDTMWSIARKYGVSFDELRELNGHIREPELAVPGMKLKIPSTAKAVATEAVLRSEAEGGTPPVNAGQQTPAPTFHNTPPIQEDDMSATPYPIMPQMPQISMPGQGGGSIPNLPQQQAYMGALPTQPITQMQPGQQMQGFPSYQPHQGAWQQPQHGSWLIQQPGYGGTPMHGGWNMQGGQQMQGDWNMQGGQPGQQMQGDWGMQGGQSGQQMQGDWGMQGGQSGQQMQGDWGMQGGQPGQQMQGDWGMQGGQPDQQMQGDWGMQGGQSGQQMQGDWGMQGGQPGQQMQGDWGMQGGQSGQQMQGDWNMQGGQSGQSGQQMQGDWGMQGGQPGQQMGVPYNPQNQAAPYSYPPATMRSCCGPDIPFPAAPEFTQQQPEYRDPYGVQQPLADFYEPTPAQDLPGDEQENK, from the coding sequence TTGAAGATTCATATTGTACAGAAAGGCGATACCATGTGGAGTATCGCAAGAAAATACGGTGTTAGCTTTGATGAATTACGAGAATTGAATGGGCATATCCGTGAGCCGGAGCTTGCGGTGCCAGGAATGAAACTCAAAATACCGTCTACAGCAAAAGCAGTAGCTACGGAAGCGGTCTTGCGCTCTGAAGCTGAAGGAGGTACTCCTCCTGTAAACGCAGGACAACAAACACCAGCTCCAACGTTCCATAATACACCGCCTATCCAAGAGGATGACATGTCTGCTACTCCATATCCTATTATGCCGCAGATGCCGCAAATCTCTATGCCGGGTCAAGGTGGAGGTTCCATTCCTAATCTGCCGCAGCAGCAAGCGTACATGGGGGCTCTTCCTACTCAACCGATTACACAAATGCAGCCAGGTCAGCAGATGCAGGGCTTTCCATCTTATCAACCCCATCAAGGTGCCTGGCAGCAGCCACAGCACGGTAGCTGGCTGATACAGCAGCCAGGATACGGTGGTACGCCGATGCATGGAGGGTGGAATATGCAAGGAGGCCAGCAGATGCAAGGAGACTGGAATATGCAAGGAGGCCAGCCAGGCCAGCAAATGCAGGGTGATTGGGGAATGCAAGGAGGCCAGTCAGGTCAGCAAATGCAGGGTGATTGGGGAATGCAAGGAGGCCAGTCAGGTCAGCAGATGCAGGGTGACTGGGGAATGCAAGGAGGTCAGCCGGGTCAGCAGATGCAGGGTGACTGGGGAATGCAAGGAGGCCAGCCGGATCAGCAGATGCAGGGTGACTGGGGAATGCAAGGAGGCCAGTCAGGCCAGCAAATGCAGGGCGACTGGGGAATGCAAGGAGGTCAGCCGGGCCAGCAAATGCAGGGTGACTGGGGAATGCAAGGAGGTCAGTCAGGCCAGCAAATGCAGGGTGACTGGAATATGCAAGGAGGTCAGTCAGGTCAGTCAGGTCAGCAGATGCAGGGTGACTGGGGAATGCAAGGAGGCCAGCCAGGCCAGCAGATGGGAGTACCTTATAACCCACAAAACCAAGCAGCACCTTATTCCTATCCACCAGCGACGATGCGCTCTTGTTGCGGTCCGGATATTCCTTTTCCGGCAGCACCGGAATTTACGCAACAACAGCCGGAATACAGAGATCCGTACGGTGTGCAGCAGCCGCTCGCCGATTTCTATGAGCCTACACCTGCCCAAGATTTGCCGGGAGATGAACAAGAAAATAAGTAA
- the queA gene encoding tRNA preQ1(34) S-adenosylmethionine ribosyltransferase-isomerase QueA, which produces MDIQDYDFHLPEELIAQTPLQDRTASRLLVLNKEEKTMEHRHFADIGDYLKAGDCLVLNDTRVLPARLYGIKKDTQAKVEILLLKQIEGDSWEVLVKPAKKVKVGTELSFGDGKLTAVCKELLEHGGRIVEFHYDGIFYEVLEQLGEMPLPPYIKEQLPDQERYQTVYAKEQGSAAAPTAGLHFTKELLANLQEKGVEIAFITLHVGLGTFRPVSVESIEEHEMHAEFYQMSQETADQLTRIRANGGRIISVGTTSTRTLETITRDHDGKFVAASGWTDIFIYPGFTYRAIDGLITNFHLPKSTLIMLVSAFAGRDFILDAYRTAVEERYRFFSFGDAMLLV; this is translated from the coding sequence ATGGATATACAGGATTACGATTTTCATTTACCAGAAGAACTAATCGCCCAGACGCCGCTTCAGGATCGGACAGCGTCGAGGCTGCTTGTGTTAAATAAGGAAGAGAAGACAATGGAACACCGTCACTTCGCTGACATCGGTGACTATTTAAAGGCAGGAGACTGTCTTGTACTGAATGATACACGTGTGCTTCCGGCACGATTGTATGGTATCAAGAAGGACACACAGGCAAAAGTAGAGATTCTCTTACTGAAGCAGATAGAAGGTGACAGCTGGGAGGTGCTGGTCAAACCGGCCAAGAAAGTCAAAGTCGGCACAGAGCTTAGCTTTGGTGACGGAAAACTAACAGCAGTATGTAAGGAATTGCTGGAGCATGGTGGCCGTATTGTAGAATTCCATTATGACGGCATTTTCTATGAAGTCCTTGAGCAGCTTGGTGAAATGCCTTTACCGCCTTATATCAAGGAACAGCTGCCTGATCAGGAGCGCTATCAGACTGTTTATGCCAAAGAACAAGGATCAGCTGCAGCACCGACAGCAGGCCTGCACTTTACGAAGGAGCTGCTTGCGAATCTCCAGGAAAAAGGTGTGGAAATCGCGTTCATCACACTTCATGTTGGGTTGGGAACTTTCCGCCCTGTTAGTGTGGAATCGATTGAGGAGCATGAAATGCATGCTGAATTCTATCAAATGTCACAGGAAACAGCAGATCAGCTTACACGGATCCGTGCAAACGGCGGACGGATCATCTCAGTCGGGACTACATCCACTCGTACTTTGGAAACAATCACACGTGATCATGATGGAAAATTCGTGGCAGCAAGCGGCTGGACGGATATTTTCATTTATCCTGGCTTCACATATCGAGCTATTGACGGCTTGATCACTAATTTCCATTTGCCGAAATCCACATTGATCATGCTTGTCAGTGCATTTGCAGGTCGGGATTTCATCCTCGATGCGTACCGGACTGCTGTAGAAGAACGCTATCGTTTCTTCAGCTTTGGCGATGCAATGCTGCTCGTATAG
- a CDS encoding TIGR04086 family membrane protein — protein sequence MKKNVQAILYGWITVFALLLFISFTLALLLRFTEMGEGMLDWTTLGAGVLSLFIGGFIAGVKGEDKGWMLGGMTALGFSLFILLYQYLGYQVGFSGTQLLTHGGFLAAALVGGMIGVNIKTST from the coding sequence GTGAAAAAGAATGTACAAGCGATATTGTATGGCTGGATAACCGTCTTTGCACTGCTGCTATTCATAAGTTTCACACTAGCATTATTGCTTCGCTTCACGGAAATGGGGGAAGGAATGCTTGACTGGACTACCCTCGGAGCTGGAGTACTCAGTTTATTCATCGGTGGTTTCATCGCAGGGGTGAAAGGCGAAGATAAGGGCTGGATGCTTGGCGGCATGACCGCACTCGGCTTTTCCCTTTTCATCCTTCTCTATCAGTATCTAGGCTATCAGGTAGGTTTTTCTGGAACACAGCTGCTGACACATGGCGGGTTTCTAGCAGCCGCCCTGGTCGGTGGTATGATCGGAGTCAACATTAAAACGAGCACATAA
- the tgt gene encoding tRNA guanosine(34) transglycosylase Tgt: MAIRYEFIKQDKQTGARLGIVHTPHGSFETPTFMPVGTLATVKTMSPEELTELNANIILSNTYHLWLRPGHEIIREAGGLHKFMNWDGAILTDSGGFQVFSLSDLRDIQEEGVHFRNHISGEKLFLSPEKAMEIQNALGSDIMMAFDECPPYPATYDYMKASVERTSRWAERCLTAHARPDVQGLFGIVQGGEFEDLRKQSAQDLVSMDFPGYAVGGLSVGEPKDVMNRVLEFTTPWLPQDKPRYLMGVGSPDSLIDGAIRGIDMFDCVLPTRIARNGTCMTSNGRLVVRNAQYARDFGPIDENCDCKVCKNYSRAYIRHLIKCNETFGFRLTTYHNLHFLIELMRKVREAIKEDRLGDFRDEFFESYGFNKPNAKNF; the protein is encoded by the coding sequence ATGGCAATTCGTTATGAATTCATTAAACAAGATAAGCAGACAGGCGCTAGGCTCGGTATCGTACATACACCCCACGGGAGCTTTGAAACGCCAACATTCATGCCAGTAGGAACATTGGCAACGGTAAAGACAATGAGTCCGGAGGAATTAACCGAACTTAACGCGAATATTATTCTATCAAACACCTATCACCTTTGGCTCCGTCCGGGACATGAGATTATCCGAGAAGCAGGCGGATTGCATAAATTCATGAACTGGGATGGTGCTATTCTGACAGATTCTGGCGGCTTCCAGGTATTCAGTCTGAGTGATCTTCGAGATATTCAGGAAGAAGGCGTTCATTTCCGTAATCATATCAGCGGAGAGAAGCTATTCCTTTCCCCTGAAAAAGCAATGGAGATCCAGAATGCGCTTGGCAGTGATATTATGATGGCATTCGATGAATGTCCGCCGTATCCAGCGACATATGATTATATGAAGGCATCTGTAGAGCGGACAAGCCGTTGGGCAGAGCGCTGCTTAACTGCGCATGCTCGACCGGATGTGCAAGGACTATTTGGAATTGTACAGGGCGGTGAGTTTGAAGACCTTCGTAAACAGAGTGCGCAAGATCTTGTCAGTATGGACTTCCCAGGCTATGCTGTCGGCGGTCTGTCTGTCGGCGAACCGAAGGACGTCATGAACCGTGTGCTTGAATTTACCACTCCGTGGCTGCCACAGGATAAACCGCGTTACTTGATGGGTGTTGGTTCACCAGATTCCTTGATAGACGGTGCGATCCGCGGTATCGATATGTTTGATTGTGTGCTTCCGACTCGTATTGCACGTAATGGAACATGTATGACATCCAATGGCCGTCTTGTTGTCCGTAATGCGCAATATGCTCGTGATTTCGGTCCGATTGATGAGAATTGTGATTGTAAGGTATGTAAGAATTATTCACGCGCTTACATTCGCCATCTTATCAAATGTAACGAAACATTCGGATTTAGGCTTACTACTTACCATAACTTGCATTTTCTGATAGAATTGATGAGGAAAGTCAGAGAGGCGATCAAAGAGGATCGACTTGGCGATTTTCGAGATGAATTCTTCGAAAGCTATGGTTTCAACAAGCCGAACGCGAAGAATTTCTAG
- the obgE gene encoding GTPase ObgE, with amino-acid sequence MFVDQVKVFVKAGDGGNGLVAYRREKYVPLGGPAGGDGGNGGDVIFKVDEGLNTLMDFRYQRHFKAKRGENGMSKGQHGKNSEPLILPVPPGTLVRDEDTGEVIADLTKHEQEAVIAKGGRGGRGNSRFATPRNPAPDFAENGEPGVERNLQIELKLIADVGLVGFPSVGKSTFISVVSAAKPKIADYHFTTLAPNLGVVETQDQRSFVLADLPGLIEGAHEGIGLGHQFLRHVERTRVIVHVIDMASTEGRDPYDDYVTINEELKKYNEDLTTRPQIIIANKMDIPEAEENLVVFKEKVPADIDVFPISAITRDGLQDVLYAIADKLDQIPKTEKPVEEQTERVVYRFEESEKPFEITRDPDGAFVLYGETIEKLFKMTDFNRDEAARRFSRQMRAMGVDEALRKRGAKDGDIIRLLELEFEFID; translated from the coding sequence ATGTTTGTAGATCAGGTCAAAGTATTTGTAAAAGCAGGCGATGGCGGTAACGGTTTAGTTGCTTACCGCAGAGAGAAATATGTTCCGCTTGGAGGTCCAGCAGGCGGAGACGGAGGAAATGGCGGAGATGTCATTTTCAAGGTTGACGAAGGTTTGAACACATTAATGGATTTCCGTTATCAGCGCCATTTCAAAGCAAAACGCGGTGAAAATGGTATGAGTAAAGGGCAGCACGGAAAAAATTCAGAGCCGCTCATCTTGCCAGTACCACCAGGTACGCTTGTTCGTGACGAAGATACGGGAGAAGTAATTGCGGATTTGACGAAACATGAACAAGAAGCAGTTATAGCGAAAGGCGGCCGCGGCGGTCGTGGAAATTCACGGTTTGCTACACCGCGTAACCCTGCTCCTGACTTTGCCGAAAATGGTGAACCAGGTGTGGAGCGAAATCTGCAGATTGAGCTGAAGTTGATCGCGGATGTCGGTCTAGTCGGCTTCCCGAGTGTAGGTAAATCCACATTCATATCTGTCGTTAGTGCAGCAAAACCGAAAATTGCGGATTATCATTTTACGACGCTTGCTCCTAACCTGGGCGTTGTGGAAACGCAAGACCAGCGCAGCTTCGTACTTGCTGACTTGCCAGGATTGATCGAAGGAGCACATGAAGGGATTGGACTGGGACATCAGTTTCTGCGCCATGTAGAGCGTACTCGTGTTATTGTCCACGTAATCGACATGGCTTCGACTGAAGGTCGCGATCCGTACGATGACTATGTGACGATAAATGAGGAACTCAAGAAATATAATGAGGACCTGACAACTCGACCGCAAATCATCATCGCAAACAAGATGGATATTCCGGAAGCAGAAGAAAACCTGGTCGTTTTCAAAGAGAAGGTACCAGCAGATATTGACGTATTCCCGATTTCAGCGATTACACGAGATGGTCTTCAGGATGTGCTGTACGCAATTGCAGACAAACTGGATCAGATTCCGAAAACCGAAAAGCCAGTCGAGGAACAGACAGAGCGTGTTGTGTATCGTTTCGAGGAATCCGAGAAACCATTCGAAATCACTCGCGATCCGGATGGAGCATTCGTCTTGTATGGAGAAACGATCGAGAAGCTGTTCAAGATGACGGACTTCAATCGAGATGAAGCTGCAAGACGTTTTTCTAGACAGATGCGCGCGATGGGCGTAGATGAAGCATTACGCAAGCGAGGAGCCAAAGACGGCGATATAATCCGTCTATTGGAACTTGAGTTTGAATTTATAGATTGA
- the rpmA gene encoding 50S ribosomal protein L27, with amino-acid sequence MLRLDLQFFASKKGVGSSKNGRDSESKRLGAKRADGQFVTGGSILYRQRGTKIYPGTNVGKGGDDTLFSKIDGVVKFERYGRNRKKVSVYPVAQEA; translated from the coding sequence ATGCTACGTTTAGATTTGCAGTTTTTCGCATCCAAAAAGGGTGTTGGTAGCTCCAAAAACGGACGTGACTCTGAATCCAAACGCCTAGGCGCAAAACGCGCTGATGGTCAGTTTGTAACTGGCGGATCCATTCTTTACCGTCAACGCGGTACGAAAATCTACCCAGGAACAAACGTTGGAAAAGGAGGAGACGACACATTGTTCTCTAAGATCGATGGTGTTGTTAAATTCGAACGCTATGGCCGTAACCGTAAAAAGGTCAGCGTATATCCGGTAGCTCAAGAAGCTTAA
- the ruvB gene encoding Holliday junction branch migration DNA helicase RuvB, with translation MEDRMITNELKQEDEVIELSLRPSTLKQYIGQHKAKENLAIFIEAAKMRDEPLDHVLLYGPPGLGKTTMASIIANEMGVSFRATSGPAIEKAGDLAAILSSLEAGDVLFIDEIHRLPRAVEEILYPAMEDFFLDIVIGTGPSARSVRLDLPPFTLVGATTRAGLLSAPLRDRFGVLSRLEFYNTEDLASIVERTAVIFDVEIEPSAANEVALRSRGTPRIANRLLKRVRDISQVKGEDYITQETTHAALNQLQVDEKGLDHIDHKLLTTIMDQFRGGPVGLDTISATIGEESQTIEDVYEPYLLQIGFIQRTPRGRVVTPLAYVHFNREVPGA, from the coding sequence ATGGAAGATCGCATGATAACGAACGAATTGAAACAGGAAGACGAAGTGATCGAGCTCAGTCTGCGCCCGTCCACCTTAAAGCAATACATCGGCCAGCATAAAGCAAAGGAAAATCTGGCAATCTTCATAGAGGCAGCTAAGATGCGGGATGAGCCGCTTGACCATGTATTGCTCTATGGACCACCAGGTCTGGGGAAAACAACGATGGCGTCGATCATTGCCAATGAAATGGGCGTGTCTTTCCGGGCAACAAGCGGACCGGCAATTGAAAAAGCGGGTGACCTGGCAGCGATTCTTAGCTCACTTGAAGCAGGCGATGTGCTGTTCATAGATGAAATCCATCGTTTGCCAAGAGCGGTCGAGGAGATACTCTATCCTGCTATGGAAGATTTCTTTTTGGACATTGTGATCGGAACCGGACCGAGTGCTAGAAGCGTGCGTCTCGATTTGCCGCCATTCACATTGGTTGGCGCGACGACGAGAGCTGGATTATTATCTGCACCATTAAGAGATCGTTTTGGTGTACTGAGTCGCCTTGAATTCTATAATACAGAAGATTTGGCGAGCATTGTCGAGCGGACAGCGGTAATTTTCGATGTCGAGATTGAACCTTCTGCTGCCAACGAGGTAGCATTGCGTTCAAGGGGAACACCCAGGATTGCCAATCGGCTCTTGAAACGGGTGCGCGATATATCCCAGGTCAAAGGGGAAGACTATATCACGCAGGAGACGACCCATGCAGCGCTTAATCAGCTGCAGGTAGATGAAAAAGGCCTTGATCATATCGATCATAAGCTGCTGACGACTATCATGGATCAATTCCGCGGAGGCCCTGTCGGACTAGATACGATCAGTGCAACAATCGGGGAAGAATCCCAGACGATTGAGGATGTATATGAACCGTATTTGCTGCAAATTGGATTTATCCAGCGAACACCGCGCGGACGGGTTGTAACTCCGCTTGCCTATGTCCATTTCAACCGGGAGGTGCCAGGGGCTTGA
- a CDS encoding BofC C-terminal domain-containing protein produces the protein MRRFLVFCLLFLLFVPSITAQAADPVEVKVVLQRQYIDGKQTEVTHQEKIYAMEDFWSTYHDWQLVSQKEGLVVFKQEVMDISPSLKKNGYFGIYKGKLTIFEGRPIDQQAIQSFYQINKGKLESHQAEELEDGIKIQSREVYEDVLEAFRSKNDIAPMPS, from the coding sequence ATGAGGAGATTCTTAGTCTTTTGTTTGCTTTTCCTTTTATTCGTTCCGAGTATAACAGCGCAAGCTGCGGATCCAGTAGAAGTAAAGGTCGTACTGCAGCGTCAATATATAGATGGCAAGCAGACAGAGGTAACCCATCAAGAGAAAATCTATGCAATGGAAGATTTCTGGTCAACCTATCATGATTGGCAGCTTGTTTCCCAGAAAGAAGGTTTGGTTGTATTTAAGCAAGAAGTAATGGATATCTCTCCTTCATTAAAGAAGAATGGATATTTCGGTATTTACAAAGGGAAACTGACGATATTCGAAGGCAGACCGATTGACCAGCAGGCAATCCAATCGTTTTATCAGATAAATAAGGGCAAGCTGGAAAGCCATCAAGCGGAAGAACTTGAAGATGGGATCAAGATTCAATCCAGAGAAGTCTATGAAGATGTACTGGAAGCATTCCGTTCCAAAAACGATATAGCACCGATGCCAAGTTGA
- a CDS encoding DUF2905 domain-containing protein, whose translation MTGIGKIFILIGVVCIIIGIIMSFIGRLPGDIVFKKGNTTVYFPIVTSIVVSIVLSLILFLFNKFR comes from the coding sequence TTGACCGGCATTGGAAAAATCTTTATTCTTATAGGCGTTGTGTGTATTATAATCGGCATTATCATGTCGTTTATTGGCAGACTGCCAGGAGATATCGTTTTTAAGAAAGGGAACACGACAGTCTACTTTCCGATCGTAACATCGATTGTAGTAAGTATCGTACTGTCGCTCATCTTGTTCCTATTCAACAAATTTCGCTGA
- the ruvA gene encoding Holliday junction branch migration protein RuvA yields the protein MIAYVKGNITGITDEAVLVEAHGVGYEIICPNPFQFQMEEGKEALVHTYHYVREDAQTLFGFKNTEDKFLFQKLLGVSGIGPKNALQILAGVNVEEFVAAIEREDDKFLTSFQGVGKKTARQMVLDLKGKLVYMVSLTAIEASAGTESNTSKKRLALADAEDAMRALGYQEREIKAVLPQLKKEDSDSADHLIKKGLALLSQKK from the coding sequence ATGATAGCGTATGTAAAAGGAAATATTACTGGAATTACAGACGAAGCGGTGCTTGTAGAGGCACACGGTGTAGGTTATGAGATCATCTGCCCGAATCCTTTCCAATTCCAAATGGAAGAAGGCAAGGAGGCGCTTGTCCATACATATCATTATGTACGGGAGGATGCCCAGACTTTGTTCGGGTTTAAAAATACAGAGGACAAGTTTTTGTTTCAAAAACTGCTAGGGGTATCTGGTATCGGACCTAAAAATGCCCTTCAGATTTTAGCAGGGGTCAATGTCGAGGAATTTGTTGCAGCAATCGAACGGGAAGATGATAAGTTCCTGACTAGCTTCCAGGGTGTCGGTAAGAAGACCGCACGTCAGATGGTGCTCGATTTGAAGGGTAAGCTTGTATATATGGTATCGCTTACTGCAATCGAAGCATCTGCAGGGACAGAAAGCAATACATCTAAGAAACGCCTTGCATTAGCTGATGCAGAAGACGCAATGCGGGCTCTTGGATACCAGGAGCGGGAGATCAAAGCTGTATTGCCGCAGCTGAAAAAAGAAGACAGCGACAGTGCGGATCACTTGATCAAGAAAGGCTTGGCTTTGTTAAGTCAAAAGAAATAA